The following proteins are co-located in the Echinicola sp. 20G genome:
- a CDS encoding metal-dependent transcriptional regulator, which yields MPSLTYAEENYLKAIYHLSDGGKHNVSTNDLSKEMKTKPASVSDMLRKLSDKEVINYRKYYGVTITEEGKKSALQIIRKHRLWEVFLVEKLMFSWDEVHDVAEELEHIKSTILIQRLDDFLGNPKYDPHGDPIPDEFGDVKARPRVPLNDLGLNDSGQIVAVKDSSAAFLRYLDKVGAYIGARIKILDKVEFDGSLEILVDNKKTLFMSKDVAGNILIIQS from the coding sequence ATGCCAAGCTTAACCTACGCAGAAGAAAATTATCTCAAGGCCATCTATCATTTGTCAGACGGTGGTAAACATAATGTCTCCACCAATGACCTATCAAAAGAGATGAAGACCAAGCCTGCTTCTGTAAGCGACATGCTCAGAAAATTATCCGACAAAGAAGTTATCAACTACAGGAAATATTACGGTGTGACCATTACTGAGGAAGGGAAAAAGTCCGCCCTACAAATCATCAGAAAGCACCGGCTGTGGGAAGTCTTCTTGGTGGAAAAATTAATGTTCAGCTGGGATGAGGTTCATGATGTTGCGGAGGAGTTGGAACACATCAAATCCACCATCCTCATCCAGCGTCTTGATGACTTCTTGGGCAACCCAAAATACGACCCTCATGGTGATCCTATTCCTGATGAATTTGGTGATGTAAAAGCCCGTCCAAGGGTTCCACTAAACGACCTCGGATTAAATGATTCTGGGCAGATTGTAGCAGTAAAAGATAGCAGTGCCGCTTTCCTAAGATACCTCGATAAGGTGGGGGCTTATATAGGTGCTAGAATTAAAATTTTGGACAAGGTGGAATTCGATGGTTCATTGGAGATTCTTGTTGACAATAAAAAGACCTTGTTCATGTCTAAAGATGTGGCAGGGAATATTCTAATTATACAATCATGA
- a CDS encoding YheT family hydrolase has product MSLITNSSYPGPPALYFNGHFETIFPSIFRKIEGVSYQRERITTPDQDFLDLDWSNVGSESLLIISHGLEGSSGRHYVTALVKLFNQRGFDVLAWNNRSCSGEMNLSQKMYHHGASYDLKTVVDYVCKAYPYEHIYLSGISMGGAQTLKYLGEENVNIPTQIRKAAVYSTPCNLSDSAATLKYASNYFYRNKFLSKLKVKMAQKADQFPGLLDLELLERVKDFDTFDTHFTAKLHGFEDANDFYHSVSADNWMSNIITPTLIVNALNDPLLEGRCYPIELAEKHSNIYLEMPKRGGHTGFALKGEEFTWVEHRMFQFINSQDNHDV; this is encoded by the coding sequence ATGTCTTTAATAACAAACTCATCTTACCCAGGGCCTCCAGCATTATATTTCAATGGTCATTTTGAGACTATATTCCCCAGTATTTTCAGAAAGATAGAAGGTGTAAGCTACCAAAGGGAGCGAATAACTACGCCAGACCAGGATTTTCTGGATTTGGACTGGAGCAATGTGGGTAGTGAAAGTTTACTCATTATATCGCATGGTCTGGAAGGTAGTTCAGGAAGGCATTATGTAACTGCTTTGGTCAAGCTTTTTAATCAAAGAGGTTTTGATGTTTTGGCATGGAATAACCGCTCCTGCAGTGGAGAAATGAACTTGAGTCAAAAGATGTATCATCATGGAGCCTCATATGATTTAAAGACTGTGGTGGACTATGTTTGCAAGGCTTATCCTTATGAGCATATTTATTTGTCGGGGATTAGTATGGGAGGAGCCCAAACGCTGAAGTACCTCGGTGAGGAGAATGTGAATATTCCGACCCAGATTCGAAAAGCGGCGGTATACAGTACGCCATGTAATTTATCAGACAGCGCTGCCACCCTCAAGTATGCCAGTAATTATTTCTACAGAAACAAATTTTTATCTAAGTTAAAAGTTAAAATGGCCCAAAAAGCCGATCAATTCCCTGGACTATTAGATTTAGAGTTACTTGAGAGAGTGAAGGATTTTGACACTTTTGACACTCATTTTACAGCCAAACTTCATGGGTTTGAAGATGCCAATGACTTTTATCACTCCGTTAGTGCTGACAATTGGATGAGCAATATTATTACTCCTACACTGATTGTAAATGCTTTAAATGACCCTTTGCTTGAAGGAAGGTGTTATCCAATAGAATTGGCTGAAAAACATTCCAATATTTATTTGGAAATGCCCAAACGGGGAGGGCATACAGGTTTCGCTTTAAAAGGAGAGGAATTCACTTGGGTAGAACACCGGATGTTCCAGTTTATTAATTCTCAGGATAATCATGATGTTTGA
- a CDS encoding glycosyltransferase has translation MKKAKVVIASVLKPVTDTRAFGKLAISLRETNKYHINIIGFLEKKTPKIANIEYSTIFSRHRLHPFRFFAPLNFAYHLAKYKPDLVIVTTYELLLAAAFIKKLMGFKLIYDIQENYTKNIQHNHTLPNWLKTAPVKYIQFVEKITNSSIDQYFFAEQCYVDEFPYISNFTVLENKYAGKIIPQAPFKLKSSSLKFVITGTISPVYGSLDALYWFKYIQEKLPQATLEIIGHVPLDGFKKTLENTAKNIPNVLLNISKKPIPQSQIYERMKASDILLLPYQKTPSIWPKIPTKIYEALALGLPVIIPKNKLWESLISPYPAGVALDFLNPEKSLDELKKLLETELFLTTVSKEVLWEAEKKKLQTLVAELLNN, from the coding sequence ATGAAAAAAGCCAAAGTAGTCATTGCCTCAGTATTGAAACCAGTTACGGATACTAGGGCTTTTGGTAAACTTGCAATTTCACTTCGTGAAACAAATAAATACCACATTAACATCATAGGATTTTTAGAAAAAAAAACGCCCAAAATCGCAAATATTGAATATTCAACAATTTTTAGCAGACATCGACTCCATCCTTTTAGGTTTTTTGCACCATTAAATTTTGCATACCACTTAGCCAAGTACAAACCAGACTTGGTAATTGTTACGACGTATGAGCTTTTACTCGCTGCTGCATTCATTAAAAAATTAATGGGCTTTAAATTGATTTATGATATTCAGGAAAACTACACCAAAAACATTCAACACAACCATACCCTTCCTAATTGGCTTAAAACAGCACCGGTAAAGTATATACAGTTTGTGGAAAAAATCACCAATTCATCCATTGATCAATACTTTTTTGCAGAGCAATGTTACGTCGATGAGTTCCCTTATATTTCCAATTTTACTGTTTTGGAAAACAAATATGCTGGAAAAATCATACCACAAGCTCCTTTTAAACTCAAGTCGAGCTCCCTCAAATTTGTTATTACAGGTACTATTTCTCCTGTGTACGGAAGCTTAGATGCACTATACTGGTTTAAATATATCCAAGAAAAATTGCCTCAAGCTACCTTGGAAATCATAGGTCATGTACCATTGGATGGCTTTAAAAAGACCCTAGAAAATACAGCCAAAAACATCCCAAATGTATTGCTTAATATTAGTAAAAAACCAATTCCGCAGAGCCAGATTTATGAGCGAATGAAAGCCTCGGACATACTGCTGTTACCCTATCAAAAAACACCAAGCATTTGGCCCAAAATCCCAACAAAAATTTATGAAGCATTAGCACTTGGCCTACCTGTAATCATTCCAAAAAACAAGCTTTGGGAATCCCTCATTTCACCTTATCCTGCGGGTGTAGCTTTAGACTTTTTAAACCCGGAAAAGAGCTTGGATGAACTTAAAAAACTTCTTGAAACCGAACTGTTCCTAACCACTGTTTCCAAGGAGGTATTATGGGAAGCCGAAAAGAAAAAATTACAGACACTGGTCGCAGAACTTTTAAATAATTAA
- a CDS encoding helicase HerA-like domain-containing protein has translation MNSIEKFQQQIVDGYATKKDFIVLGTGILEKEPIKGASIKVPLKTLNRHGLIAGATGTGKTKTLQVIAEQLSLKGIPSVLMDLKGDLSGLAQAGSINDHITWRSDMIGVEYTPLGLPVELLTLSQEKGARLKATVTEFGPILMSQILELNNTQRGIMAMVFRYCDVKKLPLLDLKDLKKVLQYIINEGKEEIKEEYGTVSSASVNTIMRKIIELEQQGAEQFFGEVSFDVDDLVKVQDGRGVISIIRLTDIQSRPKLFSTFMLSLLTEIYETFPEQGDQDKPKLCLFIDEAHLVFDNASDELVEKIEAIVKLIRSKGVGVYFCTQSPTDIPESVLGQLGLKVQHSLRAFTAKDRKAIQKAAQNYPISEFYDTEEVLTAMGIGEALVTALSEKGMPTPLAHTLMRAPVSRMDILSEAEIKDLVDGSQLVLKYNQNIDRESAYEMLGRKISHSEENAKEAGEAVQQASRKANRKKEEDSFFEEISKNTMVRQIGRTIFRELTRSIMGTLSGKKR, from the coding sequence ATGAATTCCATAGAAAAATTTCAGCAACAGATAGTTGATGGTTATGCAACTAAGAAGGACTTTATTGTTTTGGGAACAGGTATTTTAGAAAAGGAACCTATCAAGGGAGCGAGTATAAAAGTTCCATTGAAAACCCTAAACAGGCATGGATTAATTGCTGGTGCCACAGGTACTGGAAAGACCAAAACCTTACAGGTAATTGCAGAGCAGCTGTCTTTAAAAGGTATTCCAAGTGTCCTGATGGATTTAAAAGGGGATTTGTCAGGTTTGGCCCAAGCTGGAAGTATTAATGACCATATTACTTGGAGAAGTGATATGATCGGTGTGGAATACACGCCTCTGGGGCTTCCTGTTGAATTACTGACTTTGAGTCAAGAAAAAGGAGCGAGGCTGAAAGCTACAGTGACGGAATTCGGTCCCATACTGATGTCACAGATTTTAGAACTCAATAATACCCAAAGAGGCATTATGGCCATGGTTTTTCGCTATTGCGATGTAAAGAAGTTGCCACTTTTGGACTTGAAAGACCTTAAAAAAGTATTGCAGTACATCATCAATGAAGGCAAGGAAGAAATCAAGGAAGAATATGGAACAGTGTCATCGGCGTCTGTGAATACGATTATGAGAAAGATCATAGAGTTGGAGCAGCAGGGAGCAGAGCAGTTTTTTGGTGAGGTTTCGTTTGATGTGGATGATTTGGTAAAAGTACAAGATGGCAGAGGTGTGATTTCAATCATACGATTGACTGATATTCAAAGCCGCCCAAAATTGTTTTCTACCTTTATGTTAAGTCTGTTGACAGAAATTTATGAGACTTTTCCCGAGCAGGGAGATCAAGACAAGCCTAAACTATGTTTGTTTATAGATGAAGCCCATTTGGTCTTTGACAATGCCTCAGATGAGTTGGTGGAAAAAATAGAAGCTATTGTAAAGCTTATTCGTTCAAAAGGGGTAGGAGTATATTTTTGTACCCAAAGCCCAACAGATATTCCTGAAAGTGTTTTGGGTCAACTAGGTTTAAAAGTACAGCATTCCTTAAGGGCTTTCACGGCTAAAGACAGAAAAGCAATTCAAAAGGCAGCGCAAAATTACCCAATTTCTGAGTTTTATGATACAGAGGAAGTGCTCACTGCTATGGGGATTGGTGAAGCATTGGTCACTGCATTAAGCGAAAAGGGAATGCCCACGCCTTTGGCGCATACATTGATGCGGGCACCTGTCAGCAGGATGGATATCTTGTCAGAAGCAGAAATTAAGGACTTGGTGGACGGATCCCAGTTGGTTCTCAAGTACAATCAAAACATAGATAGAGAGAGTGCTTATGAGATGTTAGGTAGAAAGATCAGCCATTCAGAAGAAAATGCAAAGGAAGCCGGAGAGGCTGTTCAGCAAGCTTCCAGAAAAGCTAACCGGAAAAAGGAAGAAGATAGTTTTTTTGAAGAGATATCTAAAAATACCATGGTCAGACAAATTGGAAGGACGATTTTCAGAGAATTGACAAGAAGTATTATGGGGACTTTGTCAGGAAAAAAGAGATAA
- a CDS encoding DUF937 domain-containing protein — MIKDILSNIGPDVISNITSQFGLTEDQASQAVETTKQSLTTTATKEAGSGNFDGLLALVNQGSSAAGTSTFEKFASNLAGDYISKLGISPTIAKQVTGFVLPLVLDKIAAQTGGNAGKADLMKLIGGSAGDLLKGKVGDMLGGLGNLFK; from the coding sequence ATGATCAAAGATATCCTAAGCAATATTGGGCCAGATGTGATCTCTAATATCACTAGCCAGTTTGGTTTGACGGAAGACCAAGCATCCCAAGCAGTGGAAACCACTAAGCAATCCTTAACCACAACAGCTACTAAAGAAGCTGGATCTGGCAATTTTGATGGACTTCTTGCCTTAGTAAATCAAGGAAGTAGTGCTGCAGGAACCAGTACTTTCGAAAAATTTGCCAGTAACCTTGCGGGGGACTATATTTCAAAATTGGGGATTTCTCCAACTATTGCCAAACAGGTTACCGGTTTTGTTTTGCCTTTGGTTTTGGATAAAATAGCAGCCCAAACTGGAGGAAATGCTGGAAAGGCAGATTTAATGAAACTGATTGGTGGGAGTGCCGGTGATTTACTGAAAGGCAAGGTAGGAGATATGCTGGGAGGATTGGGAAACTTATTTAAATAA
- a CDS encoding 2,3,4,5-tetrahydropyridine-2,6-dicarboxylate N-succinyltransferase, with amino-acid sequence MELQTIIEKAWENRELLKEKDVQISIKTVIDDLDTGKIRVAEPVEGGEWKVNDWVKKAVILYFPIQKMRTIEVGPFEFHDKMALKSNYAKHGVRVVPHAVARYGAFLASGVVMMPSYVNIGAYVDSGTMVDTWATVGSCAQIGKDVHLSGGVGIGGVLEPVQAAPVIIEDGAFIGSRAIIVEGVHVGKEAVIGAGVTLTASSKIIDVTGEEPKEYRGYVPPRSVVIPGSITKKFAAGEYQVPCALIIGQRKASTDRKTSLNDALRENNVAV; translated from the coding sequence ATGGAATTACAGACTATCATTGAAAAGGCCTGGGAAAACAGGGAGTTGTTAAAGGAAAAAGATGTTCAAATATCCATCAAGACGGTTATTGATGATTTGGACACAGGGAAAATCAGGGTGGCCGAGCCTGTAGAAGGAGGAGAATGGAAGGTAAATGACTGGGTGAAAAAGGCGGTGATCCTTTATTTCCCCATTCAAAAAATGAGAACTATAGAAGTAGGGCCTTTTGAATTCCATGATAAAATGGCACTGAAAAGCAATTATGCCAAGCATGGTGTAAGGGTGGTTCCTCATGCAGTAGCCAGATATGGCGCATTTCTTGCAAGTGGGGTAGTAATGATGCCTTCTTACGTGAATATCGGTGCTTATGTGGATAGTGGTACCATGGTGGATACTTGGGCTACTGTAGGCTCTTGTGCCCAAATTGGCAAAGATGTTCATTTGAGTGGTGGTGTTGGTATTGGTGGTGTTTTGGAGCCAGTGCAGGCAGCTCCGGTGATTATTGAAGATGGTGCATTTATTGGATCAAGAGCAATTATCGTAGAGGGTGTGCACGTAGGTAAAGAAGCAGTTATAGGCGCTGGTGTAACTTTGACTGCTAGCTCTAAAATAATCGACGTTACAGGTGAAGAACCGAAGGAATACAGAGGTTATGTACCACCAAGATCAGTTGTGATTCCTGGTTCCATTACCAAGAAATTTGCAGCAGGTGAATATCAAGTACCATGTGCTTTGATCATCGGTCAGCGTAAGGCATCGACGGATCGCAAAACATCTTTAAATGATGCTTTGCGTGAAAACAATGTCGCAGTATAA
- a CDS encoding DUF4332 domain-containing protein, producing MSKTITSIEGIGPVNEEKLGKAGIKTVEALLEKGASKKGRKELAEVTGIDEHKILTFVNMADLFRISGIASQFAELLKASGVDTVKELRNRNAENLHKALTETNAEKKLTRVVPALSQIEDFINKAKELEPMVTY from the coding sequence ATGTCAAAAACAATAACAAGTATTGAAGGAATCGGCCCGGTAAATGAAGAAAAATTAGGTAAAGCCGGAATTAAAACTGTAGAAGCTTTATTAGAAAAAGGAGCCTCAAAAAAAGGCAGAAAGGAATTGGCTGAAGTCACTGGAATCGATGAACATAAGATTCTGACTTTTGTGAATATGGCGGATTTGTTCCGTATTTCTGGAATAGCCAGTCAATTTGCCGAGCTATTGAAAGCTTCCGGTGTTGATACCGTCAAAGAACTGAGAAATAGAAATGCTGAAAACTTGCATAAAGCACTTACTGAAACCAATGCTGAAAAGAAATTGACCAGGGTAGTTCCAGCTTTGAGCCAAATAGAGGACTTTATCAACAAGGCCAAAGAACTTGAGCCTATGGTCACTTATTAG
- a CDS encoding molecular chaperone DnaJ → MGKFPILNKTIKLSFVLLLFMASSALKAQNSPNLGQTSKLMELAKSSIEKEDYERANQYFRQIIDSGVPIPSEMPYYFAETLFQLKQYDNSSNFLHKYLEINGFQADHYEEAKGLEKRLEAPLKAIKDCDLCDHRGYRYHTCFTCEGKKVLEQDCQYCRGKGIVGCSRCQGSGLVTKKNIFNITEYFQCARCKGQGRLTCPKCKGSLKEISACKTCSGFGQLHSDELCDHKEKEPNPAKEEKEPEIENNLF, encoded by the coding sequence ATGGGTAAGTTTCCAATACTCAACAAAACCATCAAGCTTTCTTTTGTACTTCTTCTTTTCATGGCTTCAAGTGCCTTGAAAGCCCAAAACTCCCCCAATCTGGGCCAAACCAGTAAGTTGATGGAGTTAGCAAAGTCTTCCATTGAAAAAGAAGATTATGAACGGGCAAACCAATATTTTAGACAAATCATTGATAGTGGTGTCCCTATTCCTTCGGAAATGCCTTACTACTTTGCAGAGACGCTTTTCCAACTCAAGCAGTACGATAACAGCAGTAACTTTCTTCATAAATACTTAGAAATAAATGGCTTTCAAGCGGATCATTATGAGGAAGCCAAGGGACTAGAAAAAAGGCTGGAAGCCCCCTTAAAAGCGATCAAAGACTGTGATCTCTGTGACCACAGAGGCTACAGGTATCATACCTGTTTTACCTGTGAGGGCAAAAAAGTTCTTGAACAGGATTGCCAGTATTGTCGCGGTAAGGGAATTGTGGGTTGCAGTCGTTGCCAAGGTTCTGGACTGGTGACAAAAAAGAATATTTTCAATATAACAGAATACTTTCAATGTGCGCGATGTAAGGGACAAGGAAGACTTACCTGTCCTAAATGTAAAGGGAGTTTGAAAGAAATCAGCGCTTGCAAAACTTGCTCCGGATTTGGACAACTTCATTCCGATGAACTTTGTGACCATAAGGAAAAAGAACCAAATCCAGCAAAGGAAGAAAAAGAACCAGAAATTGAGAATAATTTGTTTTGA
- a CDS encoding NAD(P)/FAD-dependent oxidoreductase, with translation MLKIGVIGGGAAGFFAAIHAAKNGADVTIYEKTNKTLSKVKISGGGRCNLTHAAFQVSKLIKNYPRGANFLKKAFKQFQVRDTVEWFESRGVKLKIEADGRMFPISDESQSIIDALKREAEILGVKVLLKSPVIRIEKEGDGFLLHLNERTTNVDRLIVTTGGSPKLESYKILADLGHTIEAPIPSLFTFNSPDAELRKLPGISVPDAYVRLEGTKLAYQGPLLITHWGISGPAVLKLSAFGAHWLHDHSYRANAHIRWNAALKEEEIRNELQTYKHKHPKRKVVSHQLFDLPKRLWEHLIGKSDISNSNTWMNINKKQINSLEQQIFCYILHVRGKTTFKEEFVTAGGVRLSEVDPATMESRLVQHLYFAGEVLDLDGITGGFNFQAAWTTGFIAGVSPNLKI, from the coding sequence ATGTTAAAAATAGGAGTAATTGGCGGTGGTGCAGCTGGTTTTTTTGCTGCAATCCATGCAGCCAAAAATGGAGCTGATGTTACAATTTACGAGAAGACCAACAAAACACTTTCAAAAGTAAAGATATCCGGCGGTGGGCGATGTAATCTTACCCATGCTGCATTTCAGGTTTCTAAGCTCATTAAGAATTATCCCAGAGGGGCAAACTTTCTCAAAAAAGCCTTCAAACAGTTTCAGGTAAGAGATACCGTGGAATGGTTTGAAAGCCGTGGCGTAAAGTTGAAAATTGAAGCTGACGGTAGGATGTTTCCCATTTCGGACGAATCACAAAGCATCATAGATGCCCTAAAGAGAGAAGCTGAAATTCTGGGCGTGAAGGTTTTGCTAAAAAGCCCTGTTATTAGGATAGAAAAAGAAGGAGATGGTTTTTTGTTACATTTAAATGAAAGAACAACCAACGTAGATCGACTTATTGTAACTACTGGGGGAAGTCCAAAACTGGAGTCCTATAAAATTTTGGCTGACTTAGGCCATACCATTGAAGCTCCAATTCCTTCATTATTTACTTTTAATTCACCAGATGCTGAATTAAGAAAATTGCCCGGAATATCCGTACCAGATGCCTATGTGAGATTGGAAGGTACCAAGTTGGCATATCAAGGACCTCTACTGATCACCCATTGGGGGATAAGTGGACCCGCTGTGCTAAAATTATCTGCATTTGGTGCCCATTGGTTACATGATCATTCGTATCGTGCCAATGCTCATATTAGATGGAATGCAGCGTTGAAGGAAGAGGAAATTCGAAACGAACTGCAGACTTATAAACATAAGCACCCTAAAAGAAAGGTGGTATCACATCAACTGTTTGATTTGCCAAAACGCTTATGGGAACATTTAATTGGTAAATCGGATATTTCCAATTCAAATACATGGATGAATATTAATAAAAAGCAAATAAATAGTTTGGAACAACAAATTTTTTGCTATATATTGCATGTAAGAGGGAAAACTACCTTCAAAGAGGAGTTTGTTACGGCAGGTGGAGTAAGGCTAAGTGAGGTAGATCCTGCCACGATGGAAAGTCGTTTGGTACAGCATTTATATTTTGCTGGTGAGGTATTAGATTTAGATGGGATTACAGGTGGTTTTAACTTTCAAGCGGCTTGGACCACCGGATTTATAGCAGGAGTTTCTCCAAATTTGAAAATATGA
- a CDS encoding tetratricopeptide repeat protein: MMNFKRSVLALCLGTSLMWGCGSKGGSEGDTLFEQGQYQEAIDSYSDELASKPKNVETLYRRGRAYEELGDLENAKKDFEAGYKINPKNVKLLLALSNLYQKQDNFERSLLYADYAVEVPGAPATAYFMKGRALHQIGNTEEALKEYSNAIKMDENYGQAYYYRGVLKYATKKRGSCDDFRKASSLNYKAAETALEKYCQ; encoded by the coding sequence ATGATGAATTTTAAAAGATCAGTTTTAGCCTTGTGTTTGGGAACAAGTTTGATGTGGGGATGTGGAAGCAAAGGAGGATCTGAAGGAGATACTTTATTTGAGCAGGGCCAATACCAAGAAGCAATTGATTCTTATTCAGATGAACTAGCTTCGAAGCCAAAAAATGTAGAAACTTTGTATCGAAGGGGAAGGGCTTATGAAGAGCTTGGAGATCTTGAAAATGCAAAAAAGGACTTTGAAGCGGGTTATAAGATTAATCCTAAAAATGTAAAGTTGCTGCTTGCCTTGTCCAACCTCTATCAAAAACAGGATAACTTCGAACGTTCCTTGTTATATGCAGATTATGCTGTGGAAGTGCCTGGAGCTCCTGCCACAGCTTATTTCATGAAGGGAAGGGCGCTTCATCAGATTGGAAACACGGAAGAAGCCTTGAAAGAATACAGTAATGCGATCAAAATGGATGAGAATTATGGTCAAGCTTATTATTATAGAGGTGTCTTAAAGTATGCGACCAAAAAAAGGGGATCCTGTGATGATTTTAGAAAAGCATCTTCTCTTAACTACAAAGCGGCTGAAACTGCCTTAGAGAAATATTGTCAATAG